A single region of the Pyrodictium occultum genome encodes:
- a CDS encoding potassium channel family protein produces MVLAAAVEALRRLLARLARRLRSNIIFDVALIAMLVWLASGISFSLVEGLGLQEGLYWALETMTTVGYGDIVPRTPAGRLIAMLTIVAGIAVYTALVSIAAGNIVEAAERRRQGYIRYRGARHVVVIGWTPASEAAVRELRSRGYSGDIVLVTEKPAAVAKEIDIEGLTLVRGDPTRRETLLRASVHRAGMVVVSTNDDAKTVLVVLAVRGLNHSARIVAEALHPENVELLHKAGADIVVPTRDLGGRMLAASLLEPGAAMFVENISRIEEGLIEIHEIPAAPYAGKRYIDVLLELRRHGMTPVAIRRRGRLITNPADDTLLESDDVLVVVVPTPAAGEAAPQGEAAPSGGGGAGGAGGS; encoded by the coding sequence GTGGTGCTGGCGGCGGCCGTCGAGGCTCTCCGGCGGCTCCTGGCGAGGCTCGCCAGGAGGCTGCGCAGCAACATAATATTCGACGTGGCGCTCATAGCGATGCTGGTCTGGCTCGCCTCCGGCATCTCCTTCTCCCTGGTGGAGGGCCTGGGGCTCCAGGAGGGCCTCTACTGGGCCCTCGAGACCATGACCACGGTGGGCTACGGCGACATAGTCCCCCGCACCCCCGCCGGCAGGCTCATAGCAATGCTCACCATAGTGGCGGGGATAGCGGTCTACACCGCCCTGGTATCGATAGCCGCCGGCAACATAGTGGAGGCTGCCGAGAGGAGGAGGCAGGGCTACATAAGGTACAGGGGCGCCCGGCACGTGGTAGTCATAGGCTGGACCCCGGCCAGCGAGGCAGCGGTGAGGGAGCTGCGCAGCCGCGGCTACAGCGGCGACATAGTGCTCGTCACCGAGAAGCCCGCCGCGGTGGCGAAGGAGATAGACATAGAGGGCCTCACCCTGGTCCGCGGCGACCCCACCCGCCGCGAAACCCTGCTGCGGGCCAGCGTCCACCGGGCAGGCATGGTGGTGGTCAGCACCAACGACGACGCCAAGACGGTGCTGGTGGTGCTGGCGGTACGCGGCCTCAACCACTCCGCGAGGATAGTGGCGGAGGCCCTCCACCCCGAGAACGTGGAGCTACTCCACAAGGCCGGGGCCGACATAGTGGTGCCGACCCGCGACCTCGGCGGCAGGATGCTGGCGGCGAGCCTCCTCGAGCCCGGCGCGGCCATGTTCGTGGAGAACATATCCAGGATAGAGGAGGGCCTCATAGAGATCCACGAGATCCCCGCTGCGCCCTACGCGGGCAAGCGCTACATCGACGTGCTGCTCGAGCTGCGCCGCCACGGCATGACCCCAGTGGCGATCCGCCGCCGCGGCCGCCTCATAACCAACCCGGCCGACGACACCCTGCTGGAGAGCGACGACGTCCTCGTAGTAGTGGTCCCTACCCCGGCCGCCGGGGAGGCCGCCCCCCAGGGGGAGGCGGCGCCCAGCGGGGGCGGCGGGGCAGGCGGGGCCGGGGGCAGCTAG
- a CDS encoding acetate--CoA ligase family protein codes for MRPRPPAGSGVDVFFHPRGVAVVGASRHPGKVGHTVLLNLKRWFRGPVYPVNPHAREILGLPAYPSLLEVPDPVDLAVVAVPAPLVPRVVDEAGRRGLRGVIVLSAGFREVGPRGAALEERLVEAARRHGLRVLGPNCIGVYSPSTGVNATFFVPGRQGLPGPGPVAFVSQSGALGAAVLDWAEARGVGISRFASLGNKADVDEADLLSYLRGDPETRSIALYVEGVDDGPRFRGALEETTPVKPVVVLKAGRSGAGARAAASHTGSLAQSYELYAALFKQTGVVPASSTEELFDLAVALALQPPMRGDRVAVVTVGGGSGVVASDWLSSLGLEVPELSPETQARLRRVLLPLASTRNPVDVTGSATDEHLAEALHVVLESGEADGILLIPYFNVPGITGELPEKLAPVLRRAREEGVPVVASVTGGARAWGLARRLEELAGVPVYPGEARAARALWGLRLYARWLEKTGGL; via the coding sequence TTGAGGCCTAGGCCGCCGGCCGGCAGCGGCGTGGACGTCTTCTTCCATCCCCGCGGGGTCGCGGTGGTGGGCGCCTCCAGGCACCCGGGGAAGGTCGGGCACACGGTGCTCCTCAACCTGAAGAGGTGGTTCCGGGGCCCGGTGTACCCGGTGAACCCTCACGCCCGCGAGATCCTCGGGCTCCCCGCCTACCCTAGCCTGCTCGAGGTCCCGGACCCCGTGGACCTGGCTGTGGTGGCGGTCCCCGCGCCCCTGGTGCCGAGGGTTGTGGACGAGGCGGGCCGCCGGGGGCTGCGGGGGGTCATAGTGCTGAGCGCCGGGTTCCGGGAGGTGGGGCCCCGGGGGGCGGCGCTGGAGGAGAGGCTTGTGGAGGCCGCGCGGCGCCACGGGCTCCGGGTGCTGGGGCCGAACTGCATCGGGGTCTACTCGCCCTCCACCGGGGTGAACGCGACGTTCTTCGTGCCGGGGAGGCAGGGGCTGCCGGGCCCGGGGCCGGTAGCCTTCGTGAGCCAGAGCGGGGCGCTGGGCGCGGCGGTGCTGGACTGGGCCGAGGCCCGGGGGGTGGGGATCAGCAGGTTCGCGAGCCTCGGGAACAAGGCCGACGTGGACGAGGCGGATCTCCTCTCCTACCTCCGCGGGGACCCGGAGACGAGGAGCATCGCCCTCTACGTGGAGGGGGTTGACGACGGGCCCCGGTTCCGCGGGGCGCTGGAGGAGACCACCCCGGTTAAGCCGGTGGTGGTGCTGAAGGCGGGGAGGAGCGGCGCCGGCGCCCGGGCGGCGGCGAGCCACACGGGTAGCCTGGCCCAGAGCTACGAGCTCTACGCCGCCCTCTTCAAGCAGACCGGGGTGGTCCCGGCCTCCAGCACCGAGGAGCTCTTCGACCTCGCGGTGGCCCTGGCCCTCCAGCCCCCCATGAGGGGCGACCGGGTGGCGGTGGTCACCGTGGGCGGGGGCAGCGGGGTGGTGGCAAGCGACTGGCTGAGCAGCCTGGGCCTCGAGGTACCCGAGCTCAGCCCGGAGACCCAGGCCAGGCTCCGCCGCGTCCTCCTCCCCCTCGCGAGCACCAGGAACCCGGTGGACGTCACGGGCTCCGCCACCGACGAGCACCTGGCGGAGGCGCTCCACGTGGTCCTGGAGAGCGGGGAGGCGGACGGGATCCTCCTCATACCCTACTTCAACGTCCCCGGGATAACCGGGGAGCTGCCCGAGAAGCTGGCCCCCGTCCTCAGGAGGGCCCGGGAGGAGGGGGTCCCCGTGGTGGCCTCGGTGACCGGCGGCGCCAGGGCCTGGGGGCTGGCGAGGAGGCTGGAGGAGCTGGCCGGGGTCCCCGTCTACCCCGGCGAGGCGCGGGCCGCCAGGGCGCTCTGGGGCCTCCGCCTCTACGCCCGCTGGCTCGAGAAGACCGGGGGCCTCTAG
- a CDS encoding carboxypeptidase-like regulatory domain-containing protein: MRSRAAKRLAGLAAVALVLLAVSQSIVALAALSVSLNKASFIPGDTLVVSGTADPNAVITIKIVDPNGAVKVADQVSAGGDGSFTWSIRLPGDWPTGTYQVVVRNADTGEQQTLTFTLQSGGEIAGRVVDENGSPVAGAEVYVCSGNQTVAEAATGGDGSFTVFVNPGTYCVKVEKSGYTTATVTNVSVGRGERVSLGTLQIRSLESLVRGLEAQVNASLNKLMATLEQLNASVAAAATKEYVDQQLQQLSQLLQSLAEQVKTLQSQLDTKAGKADLEKLAAELSDLNDKLGSLADQLSSLQGQVAGKADQAAVNQLAAKLGDLSDKLDNLSSRVATLEKRVDTLEAATQSIGQLQSAIGQLKSSIDSFRATAASLQSQVSSASSKASSASRLALVGVAAGLIGLIIAIVAVVLVYRKIAG; the protein is encoded by the coding sequence ATGAGGAGTAGGGCTGCTAAGAGGCTCGCGGGGCTAGCCGCTGTAGCGCTTGTCCTCCTAGCGGTGTCCCAGTCGATAGTGGCGCTGGCGGCGCTAAGCGTCTCGCTCAACAAGGCCAGCTTCATCCCCGGCGACACGCTCGTGGTCAGCGGCACAGCCGACCCAAACGCGGTCATAACAATAAAGATTGTGGACCCGAACGGCGCGGTCAAGGTGGCGGACCAGGTAAGCGCTGGCGGCGACGGCAGCTTCACCTGGAGCATCAGGCTGCCCGGCGACTGGCCGACCGGCACCTACCAGGTGGTGGTCAGGAACGCTGACACCGGGGAGCAGCAGACGCTGACCTTCACCCTGCAGAGCGGGGGCGAGATAGCCGGCAGGGTGGTGGACGAGAACGGCAGCCCGGTGGCGGGCGCGGAGGTGTACGTCTGCAGCGGCAACCAGACCGTCGCCGAGGCCGCCACGGGCGGCGACGGCAGCTTCACGGTGTTCGTGAACCCTGGCACCTACTGCGTGAAGGTTGAGAAGAGCGGCTACACCACCGCCACTGTCACCAATGTCAGCGTTGGGCGCGGCGAGCGCGTGAGCCTCGGCACGCTGCAGATACGGAGCCTGGAGAGCCTGGTGCGGGGCCTGGAGGCACAGGTAAACGCCAGCCTCAACAAGCTGATGGCTACACTGGAGCAGCTCAACGCCAGCGTGGCGGCGGCGGCCACCAAGGAGTATGTGGACCAGCAGCTACAGCAGCTGAGCCAGCTGCTGCAGAGCCTCGCCGAGCAGGTTAAGACCCTGCAGAGCCAGCTGGACACCAAGGCCGGCAAGGCTGACCTCGAGAAGCTGGCCGCGGAGCTGAGCGACCTAAACGACAAGCTTGGCAGCCTCGCCGACCAGCTGAGCTCCCTCCAGGGCCAGGTCGCCGGCAAGGCCGACCAGGCCGCGGTGAACCAGCTGGCCGCGAAGCTCGGCGACCTGAGCGACAAGCTGGACAACCTGAGCAGCCGCGTCGCCACGCTGGAGAAGAGGGTGGACACCCTGGAGGCCGCCACCCAGAGCATCGGGCAGCTGCAGAGCGCCATAGGCCAGCTGAAGAGCAGCATCGACAGCTTCCGCGCCACCGCGGCTAGCCTGCAGAGCCAGGTGAGCAGCGCCAGCAGCAAGGCCAGCAGCGCCTCCAGGCTCGCCCTGGTCGGCGTCGCGGCTGGCCTGATAGGCCTCATAATAGCGATCGTGGCGGTGGTGCTGGTTTACAGGAAGATAGCCGGCTGA
- a CDS encoding glycosyltransferase: protein MPAVRVGIVSSYPPTHCGIGEYTRMLAAALRSVDPGVEVLVFSDRSLREPWVNDYAGARVVPLFERGSGAGVEDLPDALAEAGGVDVLHVQHDYSLYGYSDAVLRAALRAREEGLAARVVFTMHTVHHPYTPEREALGLQSRLGPVDAVVVHSPLQEFELRSQGVPGSRLARIPHGTRFNPYLGLPRHQLLQRLGLGSLRGALVVVPGFLKRDKGLDTLLEALRLLGGGGGPAPTLVVAGEVWDRGLLGTLEEIGRLVNLVLLERYLEHRELLMLLAAADLVLLPYRHTRFYSVSGMLHLALGGMRPVIGTRVPKLAELYQYAPRLTTPPGSPGALARLLRWALRHYETVVTYMSFLYSYAARTEWRRVARRHLRLYRRLLRGGHAAG, encoded by the coding sequence GTGCCGGCTGTGAGGGTCGGCATTGTCTCCAGCTACCCGCCGACCCACTGCGGGATAGGAGAGTACACCAGGATGCTCGCCGCCGCTCTGCGCTCCGTCGACCCTGGCGTCGAGGTCCTCGTGTTCTCCGACCGGTCTCTCCGGGAGCCGTGGGTCAACGACTACGCGGGGGCCCGTGTGGTCCCCCTCTTCGAGCGGGGCAGCGGCGCGGGTGTCGAGGATCTCCCCGACGCCCTGGCCGAGGCCGGTGGTGTCGACGTGCTCCACGTGCAGCACGACTACAGCCTCTACGGCTACAGCGACGCCGTCCTCCGGGCGGCGCTCCGGGCGCGGGAGGAGGGGCTGGCGGCCCGGGTGGTGTTCACCATGCACACGGTCCACCACCCCTACACGCCGGAGAGGGAGGCTCTGGGGCTCCAGTCCCGCCTGGGCCCCGTGGACGCTGTGGTGGTCCACAGCCCCCTCCAGGAGTTCGAGCTGAGGAGCCAGGGGGTGCCCGGCTCCAGGCTGGCCAGGATCCCCCACGGCACACGGTTCAACCCCTACCTTGGGCTCCCGCGGCACCAGCTCCTCCAGCGCCTGGGGCTCGGGAGCCTCCGGGGCGCCCTCGTGGTGGTGCCGGGGTTCCTCAAGCGGGACAAGGGGCTGGACACGCTCCTCGAGGCCCTCCGGCTCCTCGGCGGCGGGGGCGGCCCCGCCCCCACCCTCGTGGTGGCGGGGGAGGTCTGGGACCGGGGGCTGCTCGGGACGCTGGAGGAGATAGGGAGGCTTGTCAACCTCGTCCTCCTTGAGAGGTACCTGGAGCACCGGGAGCTCCTCATGCTGCTGGCGGCCGCGGACCTGGTGCTCCTCCCCTACCGGCACACCCGGTTCTACAGCGTGAGCGGCATGCTCCACCTAGCCCTGGGGGGCATGAGGCCGGTGATAGGCACCCGGGTGCCGAAGCTCGCGGAGCTCTACCAGTACGCCCCCCGGCTCACCACGCCCCCCGGCAGCCCCGGGGCGCTCGCCCGGCTCCTCCGCTGGGCGCTGAGGCACTACGAGACCGTAGTCACCTACATGAGCTTCCTCTACAGCTACGCGGCCCGCACCGAGTGGAGGCGGGTGGCCCGCCGCCACCTCCGCCTCTACCGCCGCCTCCTCCGCGGCGGCCACGCGGCAGGCTAG